A single genomic interval of Lacrimispora sphenoides JCM 1415 harbors:
- a CDS encoding phosphoribosylanthranilate isomerase translates to MNFKGKKIKICGLTRREDILAVNTWKPDYAGFVFAPGKRRITGPKAQELRELLLPEIPAVGVFVNHPIDDILSLTGNGIIDLIQLHGDEDRDYMMELKSYLAPGFPVMKAIRVRQSVDMKKAENLPADFLLFDTYTKGLYGGSGKTFDWSMIPDIKKPWFLAGGIDSSNVRQAMKTKAFCLDLSSSVETEGKKDPQKIKEIIQIVRSEQPCQKENLDSTADNLSPKH, encoded by the coding sequence ATGAACTTCAAAGGAAAAAAGATCAAAATATGCGGACTGACCCGAAGGGAGGATATCCTGGCAGTGAATACCTGGAAGCCGGATTATGCAGGCTTTGTATTCGCCCCTGGAAAGCGCCGGATTACAGGGCCGAAGGCACAGGAACTTAGAGAGCTGCTGCTGCCGGAGATACCTGCAGTGGGCGTTTTCGTAAACCACCCCATAGACGATATCCTGTCCCTTACCGGGAATGGAATCATTGACCTGATCCAGCTTCACGGTGATGAGGACCGGGATTATATGATGGAATTAAAAAGCTACCTGGCCCCCGGCTTTCCTGTCATGAAGGCCATACGGGTCCGGCAGTCAGTAGATATGAAGAAGGCTGAAAACCTTCCTGCGGATTTCCTGCTTTTTGATACTTATACCAAAGGACTTTACGGCGGCAGCGGGAAAACCTTTGACTGGTCCATGATACCGGACATAAAAAAGCCCTGGTTCCTGGCAGGAGGCATAGACTCCTCAAACGTCAGGCAGGCCATGAAAACAAAGGCCTTTTGCCTGGATCTAAGCAGTTCCGTGGAAACAGAGGGCAAAAAAGACCCGCAAAAAATAAAAGAGATCATACAAATAGTAAGGAGTGAACAGCCATGTCAAAAGGAAAATTTGGACAGCACGGCGGACAATTTGTCCCCGAAACACTGA
- the trpB gene encoding tryptophan synthase subunit beta produces MSKGKFGQHGGQFVPETLMNAVNELEEAYEKYSHDQEFLAELSDLHKKYTGRPSLLYYAARMTEDLGGAKIYLKREDLNHTGSHKINNALGQVLLAKKMGKTRVIAETGAGQHGVATATAAALMGMECEVFMGKEDTDRQALNVFRMELLGTKVHAVTSGTQTLKDAVNETMREWTNRVADTHYVLGSVMGPHPFPTIVRDFQSIIGKEVRSQLMEAEGKLPDMVIACVGGGSNAMGIFHEFVNETSVKLVGCEAAGHGIETGKHAATISTGSLGIFHGMKSYFCQDEYGQIAPVFSISAGLDYPGIGPEHAALHDSGRASYVSITDQEALEAFEYLSRQEGIIPAIESAHAVAYARKIAPSMGNDEVIVINLSGRGDKDVAAIARYKGVEIYE; encoded by the coding sequence ATGTCAAAAGGAAAATTTGGACAGCACGGCGGACAATTTGTCCCCGAAACACTGATGAACGCAGTGAATGAACTGGAAGAAGCTTATGAAAAGTACAGCCATGACCAGGAGTTTTTAGCAGAGCTTTCTGACCTCCACAAAAAATATACCGGAAGGCCCTCTCTGCTCTACTATGCGGCGCGGATGACAGAGGATTTAGGTGGCGCGAAAATATATTTAAAGAGGGAGGATTTAAACCACACCGGCTCCCATAAGATCAACAATGCTCTGGGCCAGGTCCTTCTTGCAAAGAAGATGGGAAAGACCCGGGTCATCGCTGAAACAGGGGCCGGACAGCATGGCGTTGCTACCGCTACCGCCGCCGCTCTTATGGGAATGGAATGTGAAGTTTTCATGGGCAAAGAAGATACGGACCGTCAGGCCTTAAACGTATTCCGCATGGAGCTTTTGGGCACAAAGGTTCACGCTGTCACAAGCGGCACCCAGACCTTAAAGGATGCGGTCAATGAGACCATGAGAGAATGGACCAACCGGGTGGCAGATACCCATTATGTCTTAGGCTCTGTCATGGGCCCTCACCCTTTTCCGACCATTGTCAGGGATTTTCAGAGCATCATCGGAAAAGAGGTCCGCTCTCAGCTTATGGAAGCAGAGGGTAAGCTTCCTGATATGGTGATCGCCTGTGTGGGAGGCGGAAGCAATGCCATGGGAATCTTCCATGAATTTGTAAACGAGACTTCCGTAAAGCTGGTGGGCTGCGAGGCCGCCGGGCACGGCATTGAAACAGGAAAGCACGCGGCCACGATTTCCACCGGCTCTCTTGGAATCTTCCATGGCATGAAGTCCTATTTCTGCCAGGATGAGTACGGCCAGATCGCCCCTGTTTTCTCCATTTCCGCAGGACTTGATTATCCTGGCATCGGGCCGGAGCATGCGGCCCTTCATGACTCAGGAAGAGCCAGCTACGTCTCCATTACGGATCAGGAGGCCTTGGAAGCCTTTGAATACTTATCCCGTCAGGAAGGGATCATTCCGGCAATAGAAAGTGCCCATGCCGTAGCCTATGCCAGAAAGATCGCTCCTTCCATGGGAAACGATGAGGTCATTGTCATTAATCTATCAGGGCGGGGCGACAAGGATGTGGCAGCCATTGCCCGCTACAAGGGGGTTGAAATCTATGAGTAG
- the trpA gene encoding tryptophan synthase subunit alpha encodes MSRISEVFSRGKAFIPFITAGDPDLATTEELVPAMAEAGADLIELGIPFSDPIAEGIVIQEADMRALASGTTTDKLFKSVKRIRQKTDVPLAFMTYINPVFVYGSERFLKNAAKCGIDALIVPDMPFEEREELLPYCKKYGVELISLIAPTSRERIRTIAAGSEGFIYCVSSMGVTGVRSEINTNIGEMISFVKEVKEIPCAIGFGISTKEQAREMSKHADGVIVGSVIVKIAAKYGKDCVGPVCDYVREMKSSISG; translated from the coding sequence ATGAGTAGAATAAGCGAAGTATTTTCCAGAGGAAAGGCATTCATCCCATTTATTACGGCAGGAGATCCCGACCTTGCCACCACCGAAGAGCTGGTTCCTGCCATGGCCGAGGCCGGAGCGGATTTGATCGAGCTTGGAATCCCATTTTCTGACCCAATCGCAGAGGGGATCGTGATCCAGGAAGCCGATATGCGGGCTTTGGCGTCAGGAACTACCACGGATAAGCTTTTCAAATCCGTAAAACGGATACGCCAAAAAACCGATGTTCCTCTGGCTTTTATGACTTATATTAATCCGGTTTTTGTGTATGGAAGCGAACGGTTTTTAAAAAATGCGGCTAAGTGCGGCATTGATGCCCTGATCGTGCCGGATATGCCTTTTGAAGAGAGGGAGGAATTGCTGCCCTACTGCAAGAAATACGGAGTCGAACTGATTTCCCTCATCGCCCCCACTTCCAGGGAGCGTATACGGACCATTGCAGCTGGATCGGAAGGATTTATCTACTGCGTTTCCTCCATGGGCGTGACCGGGGTGAGATCGGAAATCAATACCAACATTGGCGAAATGATTTCCTTTGTAAAGGAGGTAAAAGAGATTCCCTGCGCCATCGGCTTTGGAATCTCCACCAAGGAGCAGGCAAGGGAAATGAGCAAACATGCGGACGGCGTCATTGTGGGCAGCGTCATTGTAAAAATTGCCGCAAAATATGGAAAAGACTGCGTAGGGCCTGTCTGCGACTACGTAAGGGAAATGAAGTCCTCCATTTCCGGCTGA
- the thiC gene encoding phosphomethylpyrimidine synthase ThiC gives MNYTTQMDAARKGILTKELMTVAEHEQWEPEKLRELVAEGKVAIPANKNHSCLKPSGIGSMLRTKINVNLGTSRDLNDLDMELQKVKDAVLMGAESIMDLSSFGDTRKFRKKLTGECPAMIGTVPIYDAVVYYHKPLREITAGEWIKIVEMHAEDGVDFMTIHVGINKLTARRFKEAKRLTNIVSRGGSIIFAWMEMTGEENPFYEHYDRILEICQKHDVTLSLGDACRPGCIEDASDISQVEELVTLGELTRRAWEKNVQIIIEGPGHMPLDQIAANMKIQQTICKGAPFYVLGPLVTDIAPGYDHITAAIGGAVAAAAGAAFLCYVTPAEHLRLPDESDVKEGIIAARIAAHAADIAKGIKGAKEWDHKMSDARKRLDWETMFQLAIDPEKARRYRAASKPEKEDTCSMCGNFCAMKNMNRILDGEIVDIFDE, from the coding sequence ATGAATTACACCACACAAATGGATGCTGCAAGAAAAGGCATTCTGACAAAGGAACTGATGACAGTAGCTGAACACGAACAATGGGAGCCAGAAAAGCTGCGGGAACTGGTAGCGGAAGGAAAAGTCGCCATTCCGGCAAATAAGAACCACAGCTGCTTAAAACCCAGCGGGATCGGCTCCATGCTGAGAACAAAGATCAATGTGAATCTTGGAACATCAAGAGATTTGAATGATCTGGACATGGAGCTTCAAAAAGTAAAGGACGCAGTTCTCATGGGGGCAGAGTCCATTATGGATTTAAGTTCCTTTGGAGATACCCGGAAATTCCGAAAGAAGCTGACGGGAGAATGTCCGGCTATGATTGGTACGGTTCCTATTTACGATGCTGTGGTTTATTATCACAAACCCCTTCGGGAAATCACCGCCGGGGAATGGATAAAAATCGTGGAAATGCACGCGGAAGACGGGGTGGATTTCATGACCATTCACGTTGGGATCAACAAACTGACCGCCAGAAGATTCAAGGAAGCAAAGCGGCTGACTAACATTGTTTCAAGAGGAGGGTCTATTATCTTTGCCTGGATGGAAATGACCGGAGAGGAGAATCCCTTTTACGAGCATTATGACCGCATACTGGAAATCTGTCAGAAACATGACGTGACCTTAAGCCTTGGAGATGCCTGCCGGCCGGGCTGTATAGAGGATGCATCTGATATTTCCCAGGTGGAGGAACTGGTGACACTTGGAGAGCTGACAAGAAGGGCCTGGGAAAAGAATGTACAGATCATTATAGAAGGCCCCGGCCATATGCCCCTTGATCAGATTGCAGCCAATATGAAAATCCAGCAGACGATCTGCAAAGGAGCACCCTTTTATGTTCTGGGACCTCTTGTCACCGATATTGCACCGGGATATGACCATATTACCGCAGCAATCGGTGGAGCGGTGGCAGCTGCTGCCGGAGCAGCGTTTCTCTGCTACGTGACTCCTGCGGAGCATTTGAGACTGCCAGATGAATCAGATGTGAAGGAAGGAATCATTGCAGCCCGGATTGCTGCTCATGCGGCTGACATTGCAAAAGGCATTAAGGGTGCTAAGGAATGGGATCATAAGATGAGCGATGCCAGGAAACGGCTGGATTGGGAAACCATGTTCCAGCTTGCCATTGACCCGGAAAAGGCCAGACGCTACCGGGCCGCGTCAAAACCGGAAAAAGAAGACACCTGCTCCATGTGCGGCAATTTCTGCGCCATGAAGAATATGAACCGGATTTTAGATGGAGAGATCGTCGATATTTTTGATGAATAA